A window of Paremcibacter congregatus contains these coding sequences:
- a CDS encoding GntR family transcriptional regulator: MKSGTRQITGKTTVDALYEQVKEKIISGTYPANQPLRQDALAKEYGISRIPVREALFMLEGDGLVEFRPHKGAVVKPLCRREVEELFHLRALLEGDLLQRSIPKMTDTDLTYAAQALTAYDGVVGSARQSVKWFQLNWDFHAALYTPADQPLALQLIQSLHANTDRYQRIQMSLRGSVPRAHNEHLEILNACRAGQVDEAVRLTRAHILESGRQVQDFLTASEDGV, encoded by the coding sequence ATTAAGTCAGGCACACGTCAGATCACGGGGAAAACCACCGTTGATGCGCTCTATGAGCAAGTAAAAGAGAAAATTATATCGGGGACTTACCCGGCCAATCAACCGTTGCGCCAGGATGCCTTGGCCAAGGAATATGGCATCAGCCGTATTCCCGTGCGAGAGGCTCTTTTTATGCTGGAAGGCGACGGGCTGGTGGAATTCAGACCCCATAAGGGGGCCGTGGTGAAACCGCTGTGCCGACGGGAAGTCGAAGAACTTTTTCATCTCAGGGCTTTGCTGGAGGGGGATCTCCTCCAGCGATCCATTCCTAAAATGACGGATACTGACCTGACGTATGCCGCGCAGGCCCTGACAGCTTATGACGGGGTGGTGGGATCGGCCCGGCAATCGGTCAAATGGTTCCAGCTCAACTGGGATTTTCATGCGGCACTGTATACCCCGGCGGATCAACCGTTGGCGTTGCAGTTGATTCAGTCCCTGCACGCCAATACGGATCGTTACCAACGCATCCAGATGTCACTCCGGGGATCCGTGCCGCGCGCCCATAACGAACATCTGGAAATTCTTAACGCCTGTCGGGCGGGACAGGTGGATGAGGCGGTGCGCCTCACACGGGCTCATATTCTTGAAAGTGGCCGTCAGGTGCAGGATTTTCTGACCGCATCGGAAGACGGCGTCTAA
- a CDS encoding aldehyde dehydrogenase family protein yields the protein MTKYDNYINGEWVAGEHYVANINPSDINDVIGEYASANVVQVEQAIEAAGAALDTWAFSTPQERFNVLDFIATEIFANANALGELLSREEGKTLPEGKGEAMRAGQIFKFFAGEALRAGGEIMPSVRPGVEVEITREPVGVVGMITPWNFPIAIPAWKIAPALAYGNTVVIKPAELVPGSVWSLFEIMSRAGLPAGVVNLVMGPGRVVGEVITTSDKVSAVSFTGSVGTGHHIREVVTGRGAKVQLEMGGKNPLVVLDDADLDVAVNCAVQGAFYSTGQRCTASSRLIVTEGIHDEFVARLTAEVEALTVGHALHEGTQIGPVVNETQLQQDLDYVDIAVKEGGTLACGGSRLDLDDKGFYMAPALIANTTPDMRINREEVFGPVASVIKVRNYEEALQVANDTEFGLSAGICTTSLKYSSHFKRRSEAGMVMINLPTAGVDYHVPFGGRKGSSYGSREQGSYAREFYTIVKTAYILPL from the coding sequence ATGACGAAATATGACAATTATATCAATGGCGAATGGGTTGCTGGCGAACATTATGTGGCCAATATCAATCCGTCTGATATCAACGATGTAATCGGTGAGTATGCCTCCGCCAATGTGGTGCAGGTTGAACAGGCGATTGAGGCGGCTGGTGCAGCGCTCGACACCTGGGCCTTCTCGACACCGCAGGAACGGTTTAACGTGCTTGACTTCATTGCGACCGAAATTTTCGCCAATGCCAATGCGCTGGGCGAACTGCTGTCCCGGGAAGAGGGCAAGACGTTGCCAGAAGGCAAGGGCGAAGCCATGCGCGCCGGTCAGATATTTAAATTTTTTGCGGGAGAAGCACTTCGTGCCGGCGGCGAAATCATGCCATCCGTACGTCCGGGGGTCGAGGTTGAAATCACCCGCGAACCGGTGGGGGTTGTCGGTATGATCACGCCGTGGAATTTCCCGATCGCCATCCCGGCCTGGAAAATTGCCCCGGCGTTGGCTTATGGCAATACAGTTGTGATTAAACCGGCGGAACTGGTGCCGGGTTCTGTCTGGTCCCTGTTCGAGATCATGTCCCGCGCAGGTTTGCCGGCGGGCGTGGTTAATCTGGTGATGGGGCCGGGTCGGGTGGTCGGCGAAGTCATTACCACATCAGACAAAGTCAGCGCAGTGAGCTTCACCGGCTCTGTCGGGACAGGTCATCATATCAGAGAGGTCGTGACCGGCCGCGGCGCCAAGGTACAGTTGGAAATGGGCGGTAAAAATCCGCTGGTGGTGCTGGATGATGCGGACCTGGATGTGGCGGTTAATTGCGCGGTGCAAGGGGCGTTTTATTCCACAGGTCAGCGTTGCACAGCCTCCAGCCGGTTGATTGTTACGGAAGGCATCCATGATGAATTCGTCGCCAGATTAACCGCAGAAGTCGAGGCCTTGACCGTAGGCCATGCCTTGCATGAGGGTACACAGATCGGTCCGGTTGTTAACGAAACCCAGCTGCAGCAGGACCTGGACTATGTGGACATTGCGGTTAAGGAAGGCGGGACGCTGGCCTGTGGCGGAAGCCGGCTTGACCTGGACGACAAGGGGTTCTATATGGCGCCGGCCCTGATCGCCAACACGACACCGGATATGCGCATTAACCGGGAAGAAGTTTTTGGTCCCGTTGCTTCGGTGATCAAGGTCAGAAATTATGAGGAAGCTTTGCAGGTTGCGAATGACACCGAGTTTGGATTGTCTGCCGGTATTTGTACGACGTCCCTGAAATACAGCAGTCATTTCAAGCGTCGGTCGGAAGCCGGCATGGTAATGATCAACCTGCCAACTGCGGGGGTCGATTACCATGTACCGTTCGGAGGCCGCAAGGGATCAAGTTATGGTTCACGCGAACAGGGATCTTATGCGCGGGAGTTCTATACAATTGTTAAAACCGCCTATATACTGCCGCTGTAA